The Corallococcus caeni genome includes a region encoding these proteins:
- a CDS encoding glutathione S-transferase family protein, whose amino-acid sequence MRLYDYLPSANGYKVRTLLKQLGLAYELVPVDIFAGESHTADFHAKNPDGRIPVLEPEPGRFLAESNAILLFLAEGTRLMPDDRFARAQVHQWMFFEQNAVEPNLGTARFWLLTGRQSPQSEVLRNRVQNTERALSALERHLGRRTFLVDDRYTVADVCLYAYTHLAPEAGVELAPYPAVSAWLERVKAWPGFLGPVPPYSANAHVA is encoded by the coding sequence ATGCGCCTCTACGACTATCTGCCTTCCGCGAACGGCTACAAGGTCCGCACACTGCTGAAGCAACTGGGCCTCGCGTACGAACTGGTGCCGGTGGACATCTTCGCGGGGGAGAGCCACACAGCGGACTTCCACGCGAAGAACCCGGACGGTCGCATCCCGGTGCTGGAGCCGGAGCCCGGGCGGTTCCTCGCGGAGTCCAACGCCATCCTGTTGTTCCTCGCGGAAGGCACGCGACTGATGCCGGACGACCGCTTCGCGCGGGCACAGGTGCACCAGTGGATGTTCTTCGAACAGAACGCGGTGGAGCCGAACCTCGGCACCGCGCGCTTCTGGCTCCTCACGGGCCGGCAGTCACCGCAGTCCGAAGTGCTCCGCAATCGCGTGCAGAACACCGAGCGTGCGCTGTCCGCGCTGGAGCGGCACCTGGGCCGGCGCACGTTCCTGGTGGACGACCGCTACACCGTCGCGGACGTCTGCCTTTACGCGTACACGCACCTGGCGCCGGAGGCGGGCGTGGAACTGGCGCCCTACCCGGCCGTGTCCGCGTGGCTGGAGCGCGTGAAGGCCTGGCCCGGCTTCCTTGGCCCCGTGCCGCCCTACTCCGCGAACGCGCACGTGGCCTGA
- a CDS encoding alpha/beta hydrolase family protein, with product MMSFHRQVLAGLLACLFLAACSKPAPPTSVNLRKTFRTQLKVEPSQRIPAPTPPKELFERVRYPAPLGSNAAYVTPVREGTKRPAVVWIHGGMDFGLDGFAWAPSPRSNDQSARAFREAGLVLMLPSLRGSDDNPGAREYFLGEVDDVVAAIDFVAQRPDVDPARIYVAGHSTGGTVALMAAVLSPRLKGAYVFGPVHDVSEYAAYVPLLGQARGSELWMRNPVSYVEHLRVPTQVIEGSDHGNMDAFEPLRVAAKGAPLSFLAVPGATHFSVLAPVTELLAKRLMEAKADAPTVMLTDAEARQAVAAESE from the coding sequence ATGATGTCCTTCCACCGCCAAGTCCTCGCCGGCCTGCTGGCCTGTCTCTTCCTCGCCGCGTGCTCCAAGCCCGCGCCGCCCACGTCCGTGAATCTTCGAAAGACCTTCCGCACGCAGTTGAAGGTGGAGCCCTCGCAGCGAATCCCCGCGCCCACGCCGCCGAAGGAGCTGTTCGAGCGCGTGCGCTATCCCGCGCCGTTGGGCAGCAACGCGGCCTACGTCACGCCCGTGCGCGAGGGAACGAAGCGACCCGCGGTGGTGTGGATCCACGGCGGCATGGACTTCGGGCTCGATGGCTTCGCGTGGGCGCCTTCGCCGCGCAGCAATGATCAGAGCGCGCGGGCGTTCCGCGAAGCGGGGCTGGTGTTGATGCTGCCGTCCTTGCGCGGCTCGGACGACAACCCGGGAGCGCGCGAGTACTTCCTGGGCGAGGTGGATGACGTGGTGGCCGCCATCGACTTCGTGGCGCAGCGCCCGGACGTGGACCCCGCGCGCATCTACGTGGCGGGGCACAGCACGGGAGGCACGGTGGCGTTGATGGCCGCGGTGCTGTCACCGCGCCTGAAGGGAGCCTACGTGTTCGGGCCGGTGCACGACGTGTCCGAGTACGCGGCCTATGTGCCGCTCCTGGGGCAGGCTCGCGGGTCGGAGCTGTGGATGCGCAACCCGGTGAGCTACGTGGAGCACCTGCGCGTGCCCACACAGGTCATCGAGGGCTCGGACCACGGCAACATGGACGCGTTCGAACCGCTGCGCGTGGCGGCGAAGGGCGCGCCGCTGTCGTTCCTCGCTGTGCCGGGCGCCACGCACTTCAGCGTGCTCGCACCCGTGACGGAGTTGCTGGCGAAGCGGCTCATGGAAGCGAAGGCGGACGCGCCCACGGTGATGCTCACGGACGCGGAGGCCCGTCAGGCCGTGGCCGCGGAGTCGGAGTAG
- a CDS encoding O-acetylhomoserine aminocarboxypropyltransferase/cysteine synthase family protein gives MSTPNERPLHPDTLALHAGYSPDPTTGARAVPIYQTTSYRFRDADHAAALFGLKEFGNIYTRIMNPTTDVFEKRIAALEGGVGALAVASGQAAQTLGILNILKTGDEIVSGASLYGGTYNLFKVTLARLGITTKFVDAGNPDAFRQAIGPKTKALYLESLGNPRLDVPDFDAIGAVAREAGLPLFVDNTALSPALFNPLRHGANIVLHSATKYIGGHGTSIGGVIVDGGNFPWENGKFPELTEPNPGYHGLRLREAFGPAAFILKARLEGLRDLGPALSPFNAHAFILGLETLRLRLERHSRNALAVAKWLKQHKKVEWVRYPGLEDDPAFPNAKKYLQGGFGGLVTFGVKGGLSAGRKVIDGVKLWSLLANIGDTRSLIIHPASTTHEQLSPEERASTGVTDDLVRLSVGLEHLDDILADLDQALSAA, from the coding sequence ATGAGCACGCCCAACGAACGTCCGCTGCACCCCGACACGCTCGCGCTGCACGCCGGCTATTCGCCCGACCCCACCACCGGCGCTCGCGCGGTGCCCATCTACCAGACGACCAGCTACCGCTTCCGCGACGCGGACCACGCCGCCGCCCTCTTCGGCCTCAAGGAGTTCGGCAACATCTACACGCGCATCATGAACCCCACGACGGACGTCTTCGAGAAGCGCATCGCCGCGCTCGAAGGTGGCGTCGGGGCGCTCGCGGTCGCGTCCGGTCAGGCCGCGCAGACGCTGGGCATCCTCAACATCCTGAAGACGGGGGACGAAATCGTCTCCGGCGCCAGCCTCTATGGCGGCACGTACAACCTCTTCAAGGTGACGCTCGCGCGCCTGGGCATCACCACGAAGTTCGTGGACGCGGGCAACCCGGACGCGTTCCGTCAGGCCATTGGCCCGAAGACGAAGGCGCTCTACCTGGAGTCGCTGGGCAACCCGCGCCTGGACGTGCCGGACTTCGACGCCATCGGCGCCGTGGCGCGTGAAGCAGGCCTGCCCCTCTTCGTGGACAACACCGCGCTGTCCCCCGCCCTCTTCAACCCGCTGCGCCACGGCGCGAACATCGTGCTGCACAGCGCGACGAAGTACATCGGCGGCCACGGCACCTCCATTGGCGGCGTCATCGTGGACGGCGGCAACTTCCCCTGGGAGAACGGCAAGTTCCCCGAGCTGACCGAGCCCAACCCCGGCTACCACGGCCTGCGCCTGCGAGAGGCCTTCGGCCCCGCGGCCTTCATCCTCAAGGCCCGGCTGGAGGGCCTGCGCGACCTGGGCCCCGCGCTCAGTCCGTTCAACGCGCACGCGTTCATCCTGGGCCTGGAGACGCTGCGCCTGCGGCTGGAGCGTCACTCGCGGAACGCGCTCGCAGTGGCGAAGTGGCTGAAGCAGCACAAGAAGGTGGAGTGGGTGCGCTACCCGGGCCTGGAGGACGACCCCGCGTTCCCCAACGCGAAGAAGTACCTCCAGGGCGGCTTCGGCGGGCTCGTCACCTTCGGTGTGAAGGGCGGCCTGTCCGCCGGGCGCAAGGTGATTGACGGCGTGAAGCTGTGGAGCCTGCTCGCGAACATCGGCGACACGCGCTCGCTCATCATCCACCCCGCGTCCACCACGCACGAACAGCTCAGCCCGGAGGAGCGCGCCAGCACGGGCGTCACCGACGACCTGGTGCGCCTGTCCGTGGGCCTGGAGCACCTGGACGACATCCTGGCCGATCTGGACCAGGCCCTGAGCGCGGCCTGA